Proteins encoded within one genomic window of Amorphoplanes friuliensis DSM 7358:
- a CDS encoding RCC1 domain-containing protein, producing MTGAAAASPAASSVSAVSDVAAGYGHTCAVRTDSTLWCWGSNYLGELGDGTTTARTAPVRIGTAATWASIDAGTSYTCAVRTDGSLWCWGNNFRGQLGDGTTTSRTSPVRVGDGTTWASVSAGDSHTCATRTDGSLWCWGFNRFAQLGIGTDPYYATSPVRVGTATTWASVTTGFAHTCAVRTDGTLWCWGDSTDGQLGLGGLSFRDTPAQVGTETTWTGVTAGYAFTCAVRAQGTLWCWGENGYGQLGVSGTHRTAPVQVGTATTWTEVRAGFDTACAVRTDNSLWCWGNNATGQLGDGTTTHRYAPTRIGTGTAWTSDFAVSFHICGFRGDSSLWCWGNNANGQLGDGTSTQRPVPGQVVLPA from the coding sequence ATGACCGGTGCCGCCGCCGCGAGCCCGGCCGCGTCGAGCGTCTCGGCGGTCTCCGACGTCGCCGCGGGATACGGGCACACCTGTGCCGTCCGCACCGACAGCACGCTGTGGTGCTGGGGCAGCAACTACCTCGGGGAGCTGGGTGACGGCACCACGACGGCCAGGACCGCACCCGTGCGGATCGGGACTGCCGCCACGTGGGCGAGCATCGATGCCGGCACGAGCTACACCTGTGCGGTCCGCACCGACGGCTCCCTGTGGTGCTGGGGCAACAACTTCCGGGGCCAGCTCGGTGACGGCACGACCACCTCCAGAACCTCCCCGGTACGCGTCGGCGACGGCACGACCTGGGCCTCGGTCAGCGCGGGGGACAGCCACACCTGCGCGACCCGTACCGACGGTTCGCTGTGGTGCTGGGGCTTCAACCGGTTCGCGCAGCTGGGGATCGGGACCGACCCCTACTATGCGACCAGCCCTGTCCGGGTCGGCACGGCGACCACCTGGGCGAGTGTCACGACCGGGTTCGCGCACACCTGCGCCGTGCGTACCGATGGGACTCTGTGGTGCTGGGGTGACAGCACCGACGGGCAGCTCGGCCTCGGTGGGTTGAGCTTCCGGGACACCCCGGCGCAGGTCGGCACCGAGACCACGTGGACCGGTGTGACAGCCGGTTACGCCTTCACCTGTGCGGTCCGCGCCCAGGGGACACTGTGGTGCTGGGGTGAGAACGGTTACGGACAGCTGGGCGTCAGTGGCACCCACCGGACCGCGCCCGTCCAGGTCGGGACGGCCACCACGTGGACCGAGGTCCGGGCGGGCTTCGACACGGCGTGTGCTGTGCGTACCGACAACAGCCTGTGGTGCTGGGGCAACAACGCGACCGGGCAGCTGGGTGACGGAACGACGACCCACCGGTACGCCCCCACCCGCATCGGCACCGGCACCGCCTGGACCAGCGACTTCGCGGTGAGTTTCCACATCTGCGGCTTCCGCGGCGACAGCAGCCTGTGGTGCTGGGGCAACAACGCCAACGGCCAGCTCGGCGACGGCAC